The Nostoc sp. 'Peltigera membranacea cyanobiont' N6 genome contains the following window.
TACCTCATGTGATTAGGAAACGCTATAAAACGGCATAGTAAAGTAGTAAGGTGTGTTATGCCAAAGACTAACGCACCGTTTTTATAATTTATTGGGGTGCGTTAGGCTAACGCCATAACGCCACTACATATACTAAGCCACTAATGCCGCAAAATAACCAAACTGCTGTCGAATTCCGCGATGTCACCTTTAGCCGCAATCATCGCCCATTGGTGTCAAACCTCAATTTCAGCATCCATCAAGGAGAAGCACTGGTATTACTTGGACGCAGTGGTAGCGGCAAAACTACAACAATGAAGTTAATTAATCGCCTATTTACACCTACACAAGGCGAAGTTTTATTTGATGGCATTCCCACAACTCAATGGGACGAAATTAAACTGCGGCGAAAAATTGGTTATGTCATTCAAGAAATTGGTTTATTTCCCCATTTCACTGTAGAACGCAATGTGGGTTTAGTTCCTTCTTTAGAAGGTTGGCAATCTAAACAAATAAAAACGCGGGTTTATGAATTGTTGAAATTAGTCGGCTTAGAACCAGCACAATTCGCCGGACGTTATCCGCACGAACTTTCAGGTGGACAAAGGCAAAGAGTCGGGGTAGCCAGGGCAATAGCCGCAGATCCGCCAGTGTTGTTGATGGATGAACCCTTTGGCGCACTCGATCCCATTACGCGGCTAGAACTACAACAAGAGTTTCGGCATTTGCAGCAAGAATTAGGTAAGACAGTTGTTTTTGTCACCCACGATATTCAAGAAGCCTTAGTTTTGGCATCGCGAATTGGTTTAATGTATGGCGGAGAATTGGTAGTATTGGGGACGACAGATGAATTTATGCGATCGCAACACCCAGAAAGCCTTGCTTTTCTCCAATGTCTGCGTTCCTTCCAAGAAAATTTATGAAAAATTTCTTCCTTGTTAAGTATGCCCCAGAAATTCTTCAGCATACTCTCGAACATCTATTTTTAGTAGGCATTGCAATTGGAATTGCCATACTTGTAGGCATTCCATTAGGTATTTTAATTACACGCAAAACTTACCTTCGCCAACCAATTCTCGGCATAGCAAATATTTTCCAAACTATTCCTAGTTTGGCACTATTTGGTTTACTCATTCCTGTTCCTATAATTGGCGGAATTGGTGTAGTACCAGCAATTGTTGCTCTGACTGTATATTCCTTGCTGCCGATAATTCGTAACACTTACACAGGTATTACTAGTGTAGATCCAGCAATTAGAGAAGCTGGGAGAGGGATGGGAATGACAGATAGACAATTGTTATTACAAGTTGAGATTCCCTTGGCAATGGGAATAATTTTAGCAGGTGTGCGAGTAGCAACAGTAATTGCTATTGGGATTGCAACGATTGCAGCCGCAATTGGTGCAGGTGGTTTGGGAGTATTTATTTTTCGCGGCATATCAGTAGTGAACGACCAGTTAATTTTAGCTGGTGCAGTTCCGGCGGCGGTAATTGCATTACTGGCTGATTTTGGAATTGGTTCGTTGGAGAATAAATTAAAAATTAAAAGTTAATGAAAAGATTTTTTGCATTGTGCTTTTTAACTTGTGTCTTGTTATTAGCGATCGCTAGCTGCACGCCAAATACAAATAGTAGCAGCGATGGCAATATTATTGTTGCTTCTAAGGATTTTACTGAACAAGATATTTTAGGTGAACTTTTAGCACAGCAAATCGAGGCAACAACTAATTTAAAGGTATCTCGTCGCCCTCGTTTGGGTGGTTCTTTTGTTTGTCATAGTGCGATTACTGCTGGCAAAATCGATGCTTATATTGAGTATTCAGGCACAGCTTTTACTGCAATTTTAAAGCAGAAGGCAGTTAACGATCCTAAAGAAGTATATGAGAAGTTAAAACAAGCTTATGCCCAGAAATTTAATCTAGAAGTGATGCCAAGCTTAGGTTTTGAAAACACTTTTGCAATGATTGTCCGGGGTGATGATGCTAAACGCTACAATATTCAAACTCTCTCAGAAGCTACTCAATATACACCGCAGTGGCGCGGTGGTTTTGGTTACGAGTTTTTAGAACGAGAAGATGGTTTTCCGGGATTAGCAAAAACTTATGATTTACGTTTTGCCAAACCTCCCCAAATTATGGATTTGGGTTTAATATATCGTGCTTTGATTCAAAAACAAGTGGATATGGTGGCGGGAAATTCTACTGATGGGCAGATTTCTCGCTTGGGTTTAATTGTCTTAAAAGATGATAAGCACTATTTTCCCCCTTACGAAACTGTGCCTATTGTTAGGCAAGAAATATTAAAAAAATATCCCCAATTAAGAACTGCGATTTCGTCCATTGCAGGGAAGATTTCGGCAGACGAAATGCGGCAACTAAACTATTTAGTTGAGGGTGAATTACGCGATATTAAAGATGTTGTCCAAGAGTTTCGCAAATTGAAAGGATTAGGTTCATCTCAAGGATAGATATAAAGGGAGCATTTTACTTTTGTAAAAATCTTTCTAGCCTTGGCAAGTGAAATTTAGCTAAAATTTGGAATAGTTAGCTATTATACGCAAATATCACAAACCCACTGCCTTCATAAGTGAACTCTCCTATTTTGCACATACCCATCTTTTGATGTGCGTGCAATGATGCTTCGTTATTTGCTTTAATAAACAGTATTCCTTCTCGCTCTGGTAGAAAATCTTTCAACTTCGCGAACATTACCGCAGCAATACCTTGCCCACGCATGGTTTTATCAACACAGATGGGGCCATACAAGTAAGCATCTTTTGTACCAGCGTAGGCTTGTAACACCACCTTGATTATTGGTAAATTAGCAGTTGTCTTTAACCAACTGAGTAAAAATCCGACAACTTGACCATCTTTGCGGGCAACAACACTCGGCATTTGAGATATAGTCATTATTACTGCTTCTGGCTCAAGATGACCTAACAACATACCACCATGTTCTGCGTCATTGGCTTGGGCCAATTTGATAATTCCAGTAATATCGCTGAGGCTGGCACGGTCAATCACAACATCATTGAGGTGCATACAGTCTTAACCTAAATTAGGAAAAATAGAAGTTCCCTAGTAGGGAGCGCTAGCTTAAAGCCAAATTCCAAGAGGATAACTAGCAAGGTGATTTTTAGCGATCGCTTTATCCTTTGAGTTTTGCGATCGCTCCTTGGAAGATAATAAGCAGGGTTATTTTCCAATTATCCAAACTTGAATATTATTCATTATGCCATCTCTGGCTCAACAGCGATCGAACTAATATTTAGTCGTGTAATAGCTTCCAGGCAAAGTCATTGGAGAGCAAAATCCAAGTCACTTTCAATTAACTTTGCATCTGTTAGGTTAACCCCACTTAAATTGCAAAAGTGAAATTTTGCCCCTCTAAGGTCTGCTAATGATAGATTAGCTCCTGTTAAATCTGCATCAGTGAGGTTAACTTCACTTAAGTTAGCCCTACTTAGATTAGCACCCCTCAGTGAAGCTTTTTGTAAGTTTGCCTTAGTTAAGTTTGTCCTCATTAAGTACGCCTTACTCAAATCGGCACCATTTAAATTAGCTTGG
Protein-coding sequences here:
- a CDS encoding ATP-binding cassette domain-containing protein — encoded protein: MPQNNQTAVEFRDVTFSRNHRPLVSNLNFSIHQGEALVLLGRSGSGKTTTMKLINRLFTPTQGEVLFDGIPTTQWDEIKLRRKIGYVIQEIGLFPHFTVERNVGLVPSLEGWQSKQIKTRVYELLKLVGLEPAQFAGRYPHELSGGQRQRVGVARAIAADPPVLLMDEPFGALDPITRLELQQEFRHLQQELGKTVVFVTHDIQEALVLASRIGLMYGGELVVLGTTDEFMRSQHPESLAFLQCLRSFQENL
- a CDS encoding GNAT family N-acetyltransferase, with protein sequence MHLNDVVIDRASLSDITGIIKLAQANDAEHGGMLLGHLEPEAVIMTISQMPSVVARKDGQVVGFLLSWLKTTANLPIIKVVLQAYAGTKDAYLYGPICVDKTMRGQGIAAVMFAKLKDFLPEREGILFIKANNEASLHAHQKMGMCKIGEFTYEGSGFVIFAYNS
- a CDS encoding ABC transporter permease, giving the protein MKNFFLVKYAPEILQHTLEHLFLVGIAIGIAILVGIPLGILITRKTYLRQPILGIANIFQTIPSLALFGLLIPVPIIGGIGVVPAIVALTVYSLLPIIRNTYTGITSVDPAIREAGRGMGMTDRQLLLQVEIPLAMGIILAGVRVATVIAIGIATIAAAIGAGGLGVFIFRGISVVNDQLILAGAVPAAVIALLADFGIGSLENKLKIKS
- a CDS encoding glycine betaine ABC transporter substrate-binding protein — translated: MKRFFALCFLTCVLLLAIASCTPNTNSSSDGNIIVASKDFTEQDILGELLAQQIEATTNLKVSRRPRLGGSFVCHSAITAGKIDAYIEYSGTAFTAILKQKAVNDPKEVYEKLKQAYAQKFNLEVMPSLGFENTFAMIVRGDDAKRYNIQTLSEATQYTPQWRGGFGYEFLEREDGFPGLAKTYDLRFAKPPQIMDLGLIYRALIQKQVDMVAGNSTDGQISRLGLIVLKDDKHYFPPYETVPIVRQEILKKYPQLRTAISSIAGKISADEMRQLNYLVEGELRDIKDVVQEFRKLKGLGSSQG